From the Micromonospora echinofusca genome, the window GCTCCTCGACGAGCAGCGCCGCGTGGCCGGGCGCGTGCGCTCGATGCTCGACGATCCGGACTCCCGGACCGTCCCAGGGAATCCGCGCCGTCCCGGCGGGCAGGGCGGTGATGAGGCCATACAGGTCCAGCGACACCTGCCCGGCGATTTCCGTCTCGGCCAGGTGTTCGGTGATGTGGGCCTTCGCCTCCGGGTCGGACAGCTGTTCCTGGGCGGCGGCCGCGCAGCGGGCCGTGCCGTAACGGGGCGCTTCGCCGAGCTGTGCGTGCCAGAGCAGGTGATCCCAGTCCGGATGCGTCGAGAAGCCCGCCACGACGGTCCGGCCCGATGCGGACAGGTCGTTCGCGAGGCAGGCCAGTTCGTGGTCCTGCAACCCCGGGTCGATGAGCAGCACGCCGGCGCGGCCCTGCACGACGATGGTGTTGCTCTGGAGGAATTCGCTCTCGTGAACCAGTACGCCGTCCGCGACCTGCCTCAGCACGAGTTCGTCTCCCGGATGGCGTAGTGGTGCATCGTGACGCCCTGCTTGAACGATCGCTGCTCGATCAGGTCGAGCTCG encodes:
- a CDS encoding MBL fold metallo-hydrolase, translating into MLRQVADGVLVHESEFLQSNTIVVQGRAGVLLIDPGLQDHELACLANDLSASGRTVVAGFSTHPDWDHLLWHAQLGEAPRYGTARCAAAAQEQLSDPEAKAHITEHLAETEIAGQVSLDLYGLITALPAGTARIPWDGPGVRIVEHRAHAPGHAALLVEERGVLVAGDMLSDVLIPMLDLDGAADPIEDYLAALRLLEGVAADVDVVVPGHGSVGGAGQVHERIERDRAYVLALRAGREPDDPRIGPSAKPGWEWVSDVHHGQAQRLAAGD